Proteins encoded by one window of Bubalus bubalis isolate 160015118507 breed Murrah chromosome 4, NDDB_SH_1, whole genome shotgun sequence:
- the RHOU gene encoding rho-related GTP-binding protein RhoU: MPPQQGDPEFPGRCEAPPVPPRRERGVRGPGAPGGRGRAGGPEGHGVKCVLVGDGAVGKTSLVVSYTTNGYPTEYIPTAFDNFSAVVSVDGRPVKLQLCDTAGQDEFDKLRPLCYTNADIFLLCFSVVGPSSFQNVSEKWVPEIRCHCPKAPIILVGTQSDLREDVKVLIELDKCKEKPVPEEAARLCAEEIKATSYIECSALTQKNLKEVFDAAIVAGIQYSDSQLQPKKSKSRTPDKMKTLSKSWWKKYCCFV, from the exons ATGCCCCCGCAGCAGGGGGACCCCGAGTTCCCGGGCCGCTGCGAGGCGCCGCCCGTGCCGCCCCGCCGGGAGCGCGGGGTCCGTGGGCCCGGGGCGCCGGGGGGCCGGGGGCGCGCGGGCGGCCCCGAGGGGCACGGCGTCAAGTGCGTGCTGGTCGGCGACGGCGCCGTGGGCAAGACCAGCTTGGTGGTGAGCTACACCACCAACGGCTACCCCACCGAGTACATCCCCACCGCCTTTGACAACTTCTCGG CTGTGGTTTCCGTGGATGGGCGGCCCGTGAAACTCCAGCTCTGTGACACTGCAGGACAG GATGAGTTTGACAAGCTCCGGCCTCTGTGTTACACCAACGCCGACATCTTCCTCCTGTGCTTCAGTGTTGTGGGTCCCTCCTCCTTCCAGAACGTCAGTGAGAAATGGGTGCCAGAGATTCGGTGCCACTGTCCCAAAGCCCCCATCATCCTTGTGGGGACACAGTCGGACCTCAGAGAAGACGTCAAAGTCCTTATCGAGCTGGACAAATGCAAAGAGAAGCCGGTACCCGAGGAGGCGGCCAGGTTGTGTGCCGAGGAGATCAAAGCCACCTCTTACATTGAGTGCTCGGCCTTGACTCAGAAGAACCTCAAAGAGGTCTTCGATGCAGCCATTGTAGCCGGCATTCAGTATTCGGACTCCCAGCTGCAGCCAAAGAAGTCCAAGAGCAGGACTCCCGACAAGATGAAGACCTTATCCAAGTCCTGGTGGAAGAAGTACTGCTGTTTCGTATGA